In one window of Mobiluncus massiliensis DNA:
- a CDS encoding sigma-70 family RNA polymerase sigma factor yields the protein MSETVNSAPPGTPNETEQRFETEVMPFLNQLYSGALRLTRNPHDAEDLVQETFLKAFRSFDSFQEGTNLLAWLYRIMTNTFINSYRKNQRRPRTETMAEITDYQLAQDDSNREARSAESLALDRLGTQDILDALDSLPDEYREAVYLADVEGLAYKEIAEILDIPSGTVMSRLHRGRAKLRKMLSERLEAEVMVP from the coding sequence ATGAGCGAAACAGTAAACTCCGCACCCCCAGGGACGCCGAATGAAACGGAGCAACGTTTTGAAACGGAAGTCATGCCGTTTTTGAATCAGCTCTATTCCGGCGCGCTGCGTCTGACCAGGAATCCACACGACGCCGAAGACCTGGTTCAAGAAACCTTTTTGAAAGCCTTTCGAAGTTTCGATTCTTTTCAGGAGGGAACGAACCTCTTGGCTTGGCTTTATCGCATCATGACCAACACTTTCATTAATTCTTATCGCAAGAATCAGCGTCGGCCGCGCACGGAAACGATGGCTGAGATTACGGATTATCAGTTGGCTCAAGATGATTCCAATCGAGAAGCCCGTTCGGCGGAGTCTCTAGCTTTGGATCGTCTGGGAACCCAAGATATCCTCGATGCCCTCGATTCCCTACCCGATGAATACCGCGAAGCGGTATATCTAGCCGATGTGGAAGGTCTGGCTTACAAAGAAATCGCGGAAATCCTCGATATTCCCTCCGGGACAGTCATGTCCCGTTTGCACCGGGGACGGGCGAAGCTGCGGAAAATGTTGAGTGAGCGTCTGGAAGCTGAGGTGATGGTGCCATGA
- a CDS encoding glycerophosphodiester phosphodiesterase family protein has translation MSASAAVGCSVPENSRAAFDWAVSCGSVAGLETDIHATSDGVPVISHDPMWHAVDGEVAIAEVTWAQLCRHQLPNGERPLNLEEFLDRYPDIYLNIDAKTDAVVPGTLRVLQGRRDLERLALASFSARRVWRMARHLGPVCGYLPGARDVARIWGGASSGLVRRTRPEIRSIDISPDTFFSLVERGTAAMAQIEANAHRVMAGLAEKRHLERLYRFGIVPRLFRDFHCALAVPESIRGVKIVTPRFVAAAHTLGCPVYVWTVNDTSSYQRLVSLGVDGIYTDIVSTLAQTDIEESSS, from the coding sequence GTGTCTGCCAGCGCGGCTGTGGGGTGTTCGGTTCCGGAAAATTCGCGGGCTGCCTTTGACTGGGCTGTTTCTTGCGGGTCGGTAGCGGGGCTGGAAACTGATATTCATGCCACCAGCGACGGGGTTCCTGTCATCAGCCATGACCCGATGTGGCACGCCGTCGATGGAGAAGTGGCAATTGCCGAAGTCACGTGGGCGCAACTGTGCCGTCATCAACTGCCTAACGGCGAACGGCCTTTGAACCTGGAAGAGTTTCTGGACCGATACCCCGACATTTACTTGAATATTGATGCTAAAACCGATGCGGTTGTCCCCGGTACGCTACGCGTCTTACAGGGGCGCCGTGACTTGGAGCGTCTCGCTCTGGCGTCCTTTTCAGCCCGCCGAGTCTGGCGAATGGCCCGGCACCTGGGACCGGTGTGTGGATATTTACCGGGAGCGCGAGACGTTGCGCGAATCTGGGGCGGAGCTTCCTCCGGTTTGGTGAGGCGAACCCGCCCGGAGATTCGTAGCATAGACATTTCCCCTGACACATTCTTTTCCCTAGTAGAGCGGGGAACCGCGGCAATGGCTCAAATCGAAGCCAACGCTCACCGCGTGATGGCGGGGTTAGCGGAAAAACGCCACTTGGAACGGCTCTACCGCTTCGGTATTGTGCCGCGTCTATTCAGGGATTTTCACTGTGCGCTGGCAGTACCGGAAAGTATCCGGGGGGTGAAAATCGTGACCCCACGGTTTGTGGCGGCCGCGCACACCCTAGGCTGTCCGGTTTATGTGTGGACGGTGAATGACACTTCCTCATATCAACGTCTAGTTTCCCTTGGTGTTGATGGGATTTACACCGATATTGTCAGTACATTAGCCCAAACTGACATTGAGGAATCTTCCAGCTAA
- a CDS encoding hemolysin family protein, which translates to MGRLSPVVADWLLVAVGLVLTLVTAFFVATEFAFLAVDPARVAGRAANGDKRAALVKDSISNLSTQLSGTQVGITLSTIMVGYTTQTAIANLVTRGLGHTGMALAAATALGAVVALVITNLYSMVFGELIPKNLALADPMKAAAFVVRPQRAFTFIFKPLIVALKASANFVLDRMGVEVVEELSGAHSAQELVAMVRQSAEEGLLDLSTASLFTRSVHISGLAAKDVMTDRGRVHYLTQNDTADDLIAKARETGHSRFPVIGPDGLDDILGFANLRRAVSVPYERRSEVVVTSSSLMYEVPRVPETMGLADLMVLLRDAGSQTAVVVDEYGGTSGIVTLEDAVEEIVGEVADEHDQHAAGINHPVEGEWLVPGLIRPDELLIQTKVELPDEGPYETLGGLIMNELGHIPSQGETVLVNGYLLRVEQMDGRRIDRVRITRDLGSDEPLNSPEATHE; encoded by the coding sequence GTGGGTCGGTTGAGTCCCGTCGTGGCTGATTGGCTGTTGGTGGCGGTGGGGCTGGTTCTGACTTTGGTCACAGCTTTTTTTGTAGCCACTGAGTTTGCCTTCCTAGCTGTCGACCCTGCCAGAGTTGCGGGGCGCGCGGCTAACGGCGACAAGCGGGCCGCCCTCGTGAAAGACTCTATTTCTAATCTGTCTACCCAGCTGTCTGGTACTCAGGTAGGCATCACCCTGTCCACAATCATGGTGGGTTACACCACCCAAACAGCCATCGCAAACCTGGTGACACGTGGTTTGGGACACACCGGGATGGCTCTAGCCGCGGCCACGGCCCTGGGTGCGGTGGTCGCCCTGGTCATCACGAATCTGTATTCCATGGTCTTTGGCGAGCTCATTCCCAAGAACCTAGCGCTGGCTGACCCCATGAAAGCAGCCGCTTTTGTGGTGCGTCCGCAGCGGGCATTCACCTTTATTTTCAAGCCCCTCATTGTGGCGCTGAAGGCTTCGGCGAACTTCGTGTTGGACCGGATGGGCGTGGAAGTTGTGGAAGAACTGTCCGGGGCTCATTCAGCTCAGGAACTCGTGGCGATGGTGCGCCAAAGCGCCGAGGAAGGGCTGCTGGATTTATCGACCGCTTCCCTGTTTACCCGTTCGGTGCATATTTCCGGCTTGGCGGCAAAAGACGTGATGACTGACCGTGGGCGGGTACACTACCTGACCCAGAATGACACCGCGGATGACCTCATTGCGAAAGCGCGGGAAACTGGGCATTCCCGTTTCCCGGTGATTGGACCGGACGGTTTGGACGACATCCTGGGATTCGCCAACCTGCGCCGGGCCGTATCCGTTCCCTATGAACGCCGCAGTGAAGTCGTGGTCACTTCGTCCTCGCTGATGTATGAAGTCCCCAGGGTTCCCGAAACGATGGGGCTGGCGGATTTGATGGTGCTGCTACGTGATGCCGGCAGCCAAACGGCGGTGGTGGTCGACGAGTACGGAGGCACTTCGGGAATCGTCACTTTGGAGGACGCGGTCGAGGAAATCGTGGGCGAGGTCGCGGATGAACACGATCAACACGCCGCCGGGATTAATCATCCCGTGGAAGGTGAATGGCTGGTTCCGGGGTTGATACGTCCTGATGAACTGTTGATTCAAACCAAAGTGGAACTGCCTGACGAGGGCCCCTATGAAACCTTGGGGGGCTTGATTATGAACGAACTGGGCCACATTCCCTCGCAAGGTGAGACAGTCCTGGTCAACGGATACCTTTTGCGTGTTGAGCAGATGGACGGTCGGCGTATCGACCGGGTTCGCATCACCCGCGACCTGGGTTCCGACGAGCCGCTGAATTCCCCGGAGGCGACGCATGAGTGA
- a CDS encoding M23 family metallopeptidase — protein sequence MVSERPRTRREARELRNRAQSARIRKEAQVFNAPRLVLLGVVSAITVVAPLSGMVSPNLSIASPNFEFSTNQTLLSVVARASGATDYDSDLNAVPASSRSRVVEATALGQCAAQGSANGDASAAPEKNLLLWPLSSGSYTFTSPWGMRVNPVTGTRLLHEGVDLSAPTGTNIHAVADGIVTESGMQGSTGMITIKHVQDGEVFYSRYLHMYGDGIYVREGAEVKAGDVIAGVGSTGRSTGPHLHFEIRNSDKESVDPMGWMKRHGARFVNQICS from the coding sequence GTGGTAAGCGAAAGGCCTCGCACTCGTCGGGAAGCACGCGAATTGCGCAATAGAGCCCAGTCCGCGCGCATCCGTAAAGAAGCACAAGTTTTCAATGCTCCGCGTCTGGTGTTGTTGGGTGTGGTTTCGGCCATCACCGTGGTCGCCCCTCTATCTGGGATGGTTTCACCCAATTTATCCATTGCCTCTCCGAATTTTGAATTCAGTACCAATCAAACTTTGCTCTCAGTCGTGGCTCGGGCCAGCGGCGCTACCGATTATGACTCCGACTTAAACGCGGTTCCCGCCAGCTCGCGTTCCCGAGTGGTGGAAGCCACCGCATTGGGCCAGTGTGCCGCGCAGGGCTCCGCTAACGGCGACGCTTCTGCTGCTCCGGAAAAAAACCTCTTGCTGTGGCCGCTATCATCGGGGAGCTACACATTTACTTCCCCGTGGGGGATGCGAGTCAATCCGGTGACAGGAACTCGATTGCTGCACGAGGGTGTTGATTTGTCGGCTCCTACCGGTACGAATATCCATGCAGTAGCGGACGGGATTGTCACAGAATCAGGAATGCAGGGATCCACCGGCATGATTACTATCAAGCATGTTCAGGACGGTGAAGTTTTTTACTCTCGCTACCTGCACATGTACGGAGACGGGATTTACGTGCGTGAGGGCGCTGAGGTGAAAGCCGGAGATGTTATTGCCGGGGTGGGCTCGACCGGTCGCTCTACCGGGCCACACTTGCACTTTGAAATTCGCAATTCAGACAAGGAATCTGTCGATCCGATGGGCTGGATGAAGCGTCACGGTGCCCGGTTCGTCAATCAGATTTGCTCCTAG
- the argS gene encoding arginine--tRNA ligase produces MTPEELTQRMIAQLGTAAAENNIDIADGVLAEKMRVERPKNRDHGDWATNIALQLGKSVGRNPRELAGIFASAIAQIDGVSSAEVAGPGFINIRLEAGAAGALVAEILTSGNDYGHGENLKGIHINLEYVSANPTGPLHIGGARWAAVGDSLARLYKFSGAKVTREYYFNDHGSQIDRFAVSLLAAARGQETPEDGYGGQYIADIAAKVQAEAKAAGDPDPVTLDDAAAQEYFRSHGVEMMFDEIKESLRGFRTEFDVFFHENSLYETGAVTKALDYLRERGEVAEKDGATWLLTTKHGDDKDRVVIKSDGNASYFASDVAYYQDKRRRGADRTVFLFGADHHGYVGRMMAMCAAYGDKPGENMQIIIGQLVNLFKNGEPVRMSKRAGDIVTLEDFVEAVGVDAARYALVRSSMDTQLAIDLDVLASHTNENPVYYVQYAHARTANVAKNAAEHGVSCADGFDPKELSDPADAALIGVLAQFPSVVATGAAENATHLVPRYLENLAGAYHTWYGKRRVTPAGDEPVTAEHAALLALNNAVGQVLRNGLNLLGVTAPERM; encoded by the coding sequence GTGACTCCTGAAGAATTAACTCAGCGCATGATTGCGCAGCTTGGCACCGCAGCAGCGGAAAACAATATCGATATAGCAGACGGCGTCTTGGCCGAAAAAATGCGCGTGGAGCGTCCCAAGAATCGCGACCACGGAGATTGGGCGACGAATATCGCCTTGCAGTTAGGCAAGTCTGTGGGCCGCAACCCTCGAGAACTGGCGGGAATCTTTGCTTCTGCCATCGCCCAAATTGACGGTGTGTCTTCTGCGGAAGTCGCCGGTCCGGGGTTCATCAACATCCGTCTTGAGGCCGGAGCCGCCGGTGCTTTGGTGGCTGAGATTCTGACCTCCGGCAACGACTATGGTCATGGTGAAAACCTCAAAGGAATCCATATCAACCTGGAGTATGTTTCCGCTAACCCGACCGGGCCGCTGCACATTGGCGGTGCGCGCTGGGCAGCAGTGGGGGATTCCTTGGCACGTCTGTACAAGTTCAGCGGTGCGAAAGTCACACGCGAGTACTACTTTAACGATCACGGTTCCCAAATCGACCGCTTCGCGGTTTCTTTGCTGGCAGCGGCTCGCGGTCAGGAAACCCCCGAAGACGGTTACGGCGGGCAATATATTGCTGACATTGCGGCCAAGGTTCAAGCCGAAGCGAAAGCCGCGGGCGACCCCGACCCGGTAACTCTGGACGATGCAGCCGCCCAAGAATACTTCCGTTCTCACGGCGTCGAGATGATGTTCGATGAGATTAAAGAATCACTGCGCGGTTTCCGTACCGAATTTGATGTGTTCTTCCACGAAAATTCCCTCTATGAAACCGGGGCAGTCACCAAGGCACTCGATTACTTGCGTGAGCGTGGCGAGGTAGCCGAAAAGGACGGCGCGACCTGGCTGCTGACAACCAAGCATGGAGACGACAAGGATCGTGTGGTCATTAAGTCTGACGGTAACGCCTCCTACTTTGCTTCCGACGTAGCCTACTATCAGGACAAGCGCCGGCGCGGGGCAGATCGTACCGTGTTCCTGTTCGGTGCTGACCACCACGGTTACGTTGGACGCATGATGGCAATGTGCGCCGCTTATGGCGACAAGCCCGGCGAGAATATGCAGATTATCATCGGGCAGCTGGTGAACTTGTTTAAGAACGGTGAACCGGTAAGGATGAGCAAGCGCGCCGGAGACATTGTTACGCTGGAGGACTTCGTCGAAGCTGTAGGCGTTGACGCGGCGCGTTACGCCCTAGTGCGTTCCTCGATGGATACCCAGCTGGCAATCGACCTGGATGTGCTGGCTTCGCATACCAACGAAAATCCCGTTTACTATGTCCAATATGCGCACGCCCGCACTGCTAACGTGGCCAAGAACGCTGCTGAACACGGGGTTTCTTGTGCGGATGGTTTTGACCCGAAAGAACTCAGCGATCCGGCAGATGCGGCCCTAATCGGTGTTCTGGCGCAGTTCCCGTCCGTAGTGGCGACAGGCGCGGCTGAAAACGCCACGCACCTGGTGCCTCGTTACTTGGAGAACTTGGCGGGGGCTTACCACACCTGGTATGGCAAACGCCGGGTCACCCCCGCTGGTGATGAACCGGTGACGGCCGAGCACGCGGCGCTGCTGGCGCTGAACAACGCTGTTGGTCAGGTCCTGCGCAACGGCTTGAATCTGTTGGGCGTGACCGCACCCGAGCGGATGTGA
- a CDS encoding Nramp family divalent metal transporter has translation MSHFTDDPKASQKSLVALMGPAFVAAVAYVDPGNVAANITAGARYGYTLVWVLVLANLMAMLVQYESAKFGIVTGQSLPQVLGNRLRRPARLAFWIQAEIVAGATDLAEVIGGAIALNLLFGTPLLVGGLIIGVVSLGMLFLQNTSGQIVFERVIIALLLVITLGFVGGLVVAPPSWQAAVAGLRPTFPNADSVLVAASMLGATVMPHAIYLHSSLTKDRHGSEHPDDRKRRLLRATKLDVFWALLVAGSVNIALVLLAAAALRGPGAGQEDTDTIEGAYHVISLALGGGVATVFAIGLLASGLASTSVGAYAGSEIMAGLLHIRVPLLARRVVTLIPGLAILALGFDPTWALVLSQALLSLGIPFALLPLVIYTSKKDIMGPFADPKWLLAINILVAALIIALNLGLLALLALGIGG, from the coding sequence ATGTCTCATTTCACCGACGACCCGAAAGCCTCTCAAAAGTCTCTGGTTGCCCTGATGGGGCCGGCTTTCGTGGCTGCTGTCGCCTACGTGGATCCGGGCAACGTAGCCGCCAATATCACTGCCGGGGCTCGCTACGGTTACACGTTAGTGTGGGTGCTGGTGCTGGCTAACCTGATGGCTATGCTGGTCCAATATGAGAGCGCAAAGTTTGGGATTGTCACCGGCCAATCCCTGCCGCAAGTCCTAGGCAACCGTTTGCGCCGACCAGCGCGGCTCGCCTTTTGGATTCAAGCCGAAATCGTGGCAGGTGCCACCGACTTGGCCGAAGTCATTGGCGGAGCCATAGCACTCAACCTGTTATTTGGGACTCCGCTGCTGGTCGGCGGCTTGATAATCGGTGTGGTGTCTTTGGGCATGCTGTTTTTACAAAATACCTCCGGTCAGATTGTATTTGAACGGGTCATCATTGCCCTGCTTCTGGTCATCACTCTGGGATTTGTGGGTGGACTGGTAGTGGCTCCGCCCTCCTGGCAGGCTGCCGTGGCCGGGCTACGTCCGACATTCCCCAATGCTGACTCGGTCTTAGTAGCTGCCTCGATGCTGGGAGCCACCGTAATGCCCCACGCGATTTATCTGCATTCCTCCCTGACGAAAGACCGCCACGGTTCGGAGCATCCTGACGACCGCAAGCGCAGACTCCTCCGGGCGACGAAACTGGATGTGTTCTGGGCCTTGCTGGTGGCTGGTTCGGTTAACATTGCCCTGGTGCTGCTGGCTGCCGCCGCGTTGCGCGGGCCCGGAGCTGGGCAGGAAGATACGGACACAATCGAAGGTGCTTATCACGTTATCTCCCTAGCTCTCGGCGGTGGGGTAGCTACGGTGTTCGCCATCGGGCTGCTGGCTTCGGGGCTAGCTTCCACTTCGGTAGGAGCTTATGCGGGTTCAGAGATTATGGCCGGTTTGCTGCATATTCGCGTTCCGCTGCTAGCGCGGCGTGTGGTGACCTTGATACCGGGATTGGCCATCTTGGCGCTCGGCTTCGACCCCACCTGGGCACTGGTACTCAGCCAAGCCCTGCTGTCCTTAGGAATTCCTTTTGCGTTGCTGCCTCTGGTTATCTATACGTCGAAAAAGGACATTATGGGACCTTTTGCTGACCCCAAATGGTTGCTGGCCATTAACATCTTGGTAGCTGCTCTGATTATTGCCCTAAATCTGGGACTTTTAGCGCTGTTGGCATTGGGGATAGGTGGCTAA
- a CDS encoding zf-HC2 domain-containing protein, translated as MSEENLDPQMPPASEFDCDCDTVTQNMREIMNGEMDLLTAQHFHEHLRHCPNCHEESLRVERYITLLRQSCRCEAPVELRERIMIEIRKIG; from the coding sequence ATGAGCGAAGAGAACCTAGATCCACAGATGCCCCCCGCGTCTGAGTTCGACTGCGACTGCGATACCGTGACGCAAAATATGCGTGAAATCATGAACGGGGAAATGGACTTGCTCACCGCCCAACATTTCCACGAGCATCTGCGCCACTGCCCGAACTGCCACGAGGAATCCCTGCGGGTGGAGCGTTACATCACGTTGCTGCGGCAATCCTGCCGCTGTGAAGCCCCGGTTGAGCTGCGAGAACGCATCATGATAGAGATTCGTAAAATCGGTTAG
- a CDS encoding hemolysin family protein: MSDWVALVLMVVLLAINAFFVGAEFSFTASRKAEIEPLVKDGKRGAASALIAVENVSEMLAVCQLGITLASTGLGVVAEPAIAHLLLPLVLRLGLPPVSAHSIAIVLALLIVLYLHVVVGEMIPKYTSVSAHTRLILIYSPPMVAIERSLRPVISAMNRFANSVVRLFGLEPQHEVGVSFTVEEMSSIVEKSREQGVLEDDLGLLSGTLEFSAEVVSGVMVGLENLVTLPADVTPVEAEKTVARTGFSRFPVVDETGSITGYLHIKDVIAVEKASREKSLESWRIRSLITVTPQMEVEDALRVMQKQGTHLAGVVDSEKPGVVIGVIFLEDILEELVGEVRDLL; the protein is encoded by the coding sequence ATGAGTGATTGGGTTGCCTTAGTTTTAATGGTGGTACTCCTGGCCATCAATGCTTTCTTTGTCGGGGCAGAATTCTCGTTTACGGCTTCACGCAAAGCTGAGATTGAACCCCTGGTGAAAGACGGGAAACGCGGGGCGGCTTCCGCGCTCATTGCGGTAGAAAATGTTTCCGAGATGCTCGCCGTTTGTCAGTTGGGAATTACGTTGGCGTCTACCGGATTGGGCGTAGTGGCGGAACCGGCTATCGCGCACCTACTGCTACCGCTGGTGCTGCGGTTGGGTCTACCGCCAGTCAGCGCCCATTCCATAGCCATTGTTCTCGCTTTGCTGATTGTTTTGTATCTGCATGTAGTGGTCGGTGAGATGATTCCGAAATATACCTCGGTTTCGGCCCACACCCGGCTCATTTTGATTTACTCACCCCCGATGGTGGCGATTGAAAGGTCGCTGCGTCCCGTTATCAGCGCCATGAATCGCTTTGCGAACTCGGTGGTGAGGTTGTTCGGTTTGGAACCGCAACATGAAGTTGGGGTGAGTTTTACAGTCGAAGAAATGTCGTCAATCGTTGAGAAATCCCGTGAGCAAGGGGTTTTGGAGGACGACTTGGGGTTGCTTTCCGGGACACTGGAGTTTTCTGCGGAAGTAGTGTCGGGAGTGATGGTCGGTTTGGAGAACTTGGTGACTTTGCCAGCCGACGTAACTCCCGTAGAAGCAGAAAAGACTGTGGCGCGCACAGGTTTCTCGCGTTTTCCGGTTGTCGATGAAACTGGGAGCATTACCGGATACCTGCACATTAAAGATGTCATTGCCGTCGAGAAAGCATCTCGTGAAAAATCGTTGGAATCCTGGCGGATTCGCTCGTTAATTACCGTGACTCCGCAAATGGAAGTGGAAGATGCCCTGCGGGTGATGCAAAAGCAAGGTACCCACCTGGCTGGGGTGGTCGATTCAGAAAAGCCCGGAGTGGTGATTGGCGTGATTTTCCTGGAGGATATCCTGGAGGAACTGGTCGGTGAGGTTCGAGATTTGCTCTGA
- a CDS encoding DoxX family membrane protein — protein sequence MRTLLRIISRPLLAAVFIHDGLDALRNPADHVERFRKMEPTLEKIGLPPMLTSDAKLLSRLAGAATAVTAMGLALGKSPRICALILAVVNLPISVVNNPVWAANSAEERKEYTRGLVAGGSLAGGLGMVLADGNGQPSLRVRREIIRAATAGK from the coding sequence ATGAGGACTTTGCTGCGTATTATTTCTCGCCCGCTGCTGGCAGCGGTTTTCATTCATGATGGTCTCGACGCTTTGCGTAACCCCGCAGACCACGTGGAACGTTTCCGCAAGATGGAGCCGACCCTGGAAAAGATTGGCCTGCCTCCCATGCTGACTTCGGACGCGAAATTGTTGTCGCGCCTGGCCGGAGCGGCTACAGCGGTGACCGCGATGGGGTTGGCCCTGGGGAAATCCCCCCGGATTTGCGCTCTCATTCTGGCGGTGGTGAATCTTCCTATTAGCGTGGTAAACAATCCGGTATGGGCAGCGAATTCCGCTGAGGAACGCAAAGAATACACCCGCGGCTTGGTAGCGGGAGGCTCCTTAGCGGGAGGCTTAGGGATGGTGCTGGCTGATGGTAACGGCCAGCCGTCTCTGCGGGTTCGCCGCGAAATCATCCGTGCCGCCACAGCTGGCAAATAA